The following coding sequences are from one uncultured Desulfobacter sp. window:
- a CDS encoding lipoprotein-releasing ABC transporter permease subunit: protein MGAELFIAGKYLRAKRKEGFISLITLLSVAGVILGVMALVVVIAVMSGSETEFRNRILGLEPHILAMNYSGRFTPDQAMEDKIRQTPGVRAVSPILFGQAMIRTANSFSGIILRGIEPEKGAALIKGYTADDLGDALNKTKNKTGLPGIILGQSLANTVGVMEGDRVILMSASGIISPMGQIPSMKQFVVTGTFKSGMSEYDSSLAYARLDQVQALVGAKGKISAFGIWTDQIFRVKELSQNALGFVDYPYYLRNWMDINHSLFSALKLEKTAMFVILTLIILVAAFNIASALIMMVMEKTRDIAVLKAMGATNAMIRRIFIIKGMIIGIIGTGIGTTLGVVICFILKRYEFIKLPEAYPFSTLPVQLEYSDVILIAVSALVICFLSTLYPSYKASRMNPVEAIRYG, encoded by the coding sequence GTGGGGGCGGAACTTTTCATAGCCGGAAAATATCTGCGGGCCAAACGCAAGGAGGGGTTTATCTCTTTGATTACCTTGCTGTCCGTGGCAGGTGTGATTCTCGGTGTGATGGCACTGGTGGTGGTGATTGCCGTCATGAGCGGGTCGGAAACGGAATTCAGGAACAGGATACTTGGGCTGGAACCCCATATCCTGGCCATGAACTATTCCGGCCGTTTTACGCCTGATCAAGCCATGGAAGACAAGATCCGGCAGACCCCCGGGGTCAGGGCCGTATCCCCAATCCTGTTTGGCCAGGCCATGATACGTACGGCCAACTCTTTTTCCGGCATTATCCTCAGGGGAATTGAGCCGGAAAAAGGGGCGGCACTGATCAAAGGCTACACCGCCGACGACCTTGGGGACGCGCTGAACAAAACCAAGAATAAAACCGGTCTTCCCGGAATTATCCTTGGGCAATCCCTGGCCAATACTGTTGGGGTGATGGAAGGTGACCGGGTGATTCTTATGTCGGCATCGGGCATTATTTCCCCCATGGGGCAGATTCCGTCCATGAAGCAGTTTGTGGTTACCGGCACCTTTAAATCCGGCATGTCGGAATACGATTCCAGTCTGGCCTACGCCCGGTTGGATCAGGTCCAGGCACTTGTGGGGGCCAAAGGTAAGATTTCGGCGTTCGGCATCTGGACCGATCAGATATTCAGGGTTAAAGAATTAAGCCAAAATGCCCTTGGATTCGTAGATTATCCATATTATCTGCGCAACTGGATGGATATCAACCACAGCCTCTTTTCTGCCCTTAAACTTGAAAAAACAGCCATGTTTGTTATCCTGACGTTGATTATCCTTGTGGCGGCATTTAATATCGCATCGGCTTTGATCATGATGGTGATGGAAAAGACCCGTGATATTGCCGTGTTAAAAGCCATGGGTGCCACAAATGCCATGATTCGTCGTATTTTCATCATCAAGGGAATGATTATCGGCATCATCGGTACGGGTATCGGAACAACCTTGGGTGTTGTGATCTGTTTCATCCTTAAACGATACGAATTTATCAAACTGCCCGAGGCATATCCTTTTTCCACTCTTCCGGTACAGCTTGAATATTCTGATGTTATCTTAATCGCTGTGTCCGCCCTGGTGATCTGCTTTTTGTCCACCCTGTATCCGTCGTATAAGGCGTCACGAATGAATCCGGTGGAGGCCATAAGATATGGGTGA
- a CDS encoding ABC transporter ATP-binding protein: MGDTPLIQLNGVSRSFVFKTASLDILHKADLSIQQGETIAVVGASGIGKSTLLNIIGTLDRPDEGRLQFNNEDILAYNDDKLAAFRNKNIGFVFQFHHLLQGFTAVENVMLPGLISGKSKKTIEKHAVNMLERVELGARIEYRVEDLSGGEQQRVAIARALVMAPAMLLADEPTGNLDQKNSRAVHQLLKELNKEMGMTIIVVTHNSELSGLMDRKVTLKNGKIVPV, encoded by the coding sequence ATGGGTGATACACCGCTGATTCAACTGAACGGGGTTTCACGGTCTTTTGTATTTAAAACAGCGTCGCTGGACATTCTGCACAAGGCGGATCTATCCATACAACAGGGCGAGACCATTGCTGTCGTGGGGGCGTCGGGGATCGGTAAATCCACCCTGCTGAACATCATCGGGACCCTTGACAGGCCGGATGAAGGACGCCTGCAGTTCAACAACGAAGATATCCTGGCCTACAATGATGATAAGCTCGCCGCATTTAGAAATAAAAATATTGGCTTTGTTTTTCAGTTTCATCATTTACTCCAGGGATTTACAGCCGTTGAAAATGTTATGCTGCCCGGGTTGATCAGTGGTAAATCCAAAAAAACTATTGAAAAACATGCCGTAAATATGCTTGAAAGAGTAGAACTTGGTGCCCGAATCGAATACAGGGTGGAAGACCTGTCCGGCGGCGAACAGCAGCGGGTGGCCATTGCAAGGGCGCTGGTCATGGCGCCGGCCATGTTACTGGCCGACGAGCCCACCGGCAACCTGGATCAAAAGAACAGCCGCGCGGTTCATCAACTCTTAAAAGAACTTAACAAGGAAATGGGGATGACGATTATCGTGGTCACCCACAATTCAGAATTATCCGGTTTAATGGACAGAAAAGTGACGTTGAAAAACGGGAA
- the lysS gene encoding lysine--tRNA ligase, producing MDNKTSKLLDLRKEKINELKTDGISLYPNDFKPDHRVHELKDIIEKDAEALGENGRKFRLAGRMMAINKMGKSSFIRFQDAGEQMQVYIQKNKVGDDVYALFKKLDIGDFIGVEGPLFQTRTGEWTLLAESFKLLSKSVRPLPEKFHGIKDPEKRYRQRYLDLIMNENTRQIFKKRSAIVAAMRRFFDENGFMEVETPMMQTLPGGAEATPFKTWHNALGMELYLRIAPELYLKRLVVGGFEKVFEINRNFRNEGVSTRHNPEFTMVEFYQAYATYEDLMNLTEEMFSTIVTEITGAGKVEYQGMTIDFSKGWKRISMIDSLSEIGGIDPAIVNDTQALLAHAEKENIQIAKKDRHGKVLTKLFDALVEPKLIQPTFITGYPVEVSPLSRKSDTDAELTDRFELFIAGREIANGFSEINDPEDQYNRFLMQVRQRDEGNDEAHIMDAEYVEALEYGMPPTAGQGIGIDRLVMLLTDAASIREVILFPHMKNA from the coding sequence ATGGATAACAAAACAAGCAAACTTCTTGATCTTCGTAAAGAAAAAATAAATGAGCTAAAAACCGACGGCATCAGCCTGTATCCCAATGACTTCAAACCGGATCACAGGGTGCATGAATTAAAAGATATTATAGAAAAAGATGCCGAGGCCTTGGGCGAGAACGGCCGCAAATTCCGCCTTGCCGGCCGTATGATGGCCATTAATAAAATGGGTAAATCTTCATTCATCAGGTTTCAGGATGCCGGTGAGCAGATGCAGGTTTATATCCAGAAAAATAAGGTTGGAGATGATGTCTATGCTTTGTTTAAAAAGCTGGATATTGGTGATTTCATTGGCGTCGAGGGTCCGTTGTTCCAGACAAGAACCGGTGAATGGACCCTGCTTGCCGAAAGTTTTAAGCTTTTATCCAAATCCGTAAGACCTCTGCCTGAAAAATTTCACGGTATCAAAGACCCTGAAAAAAGATACCGCCAGCGCTACCTTGATCTGATCATGAATGAAAATACCCGGCAGATTTTCAAAAAACGCAGCGCCATTGTGGCGGCCATGAGACGGTTCTTTGACGAAAACGGATTCATGGAGGTGGAAACACCCATGATGCAGACCTTGCCGGGGGGTGCTGAAGCCACACCGTTTAAAACCTGGCACAATGCCCTGGGTATGGAATTGTACCTGCGCATTGCACCGGAGCTGTATCTGAAACGACTGGTGGTGGGCGGATTTGAAAAGGTATTTGAAATCAATCGGAATTTCAGGAACGAAGGGGTCTCCACCCGGCACAATCCCGAGTTCACCATGGTGGAATTCTACCAGGCCTATGCCACCTATGAAGATTTGATGAATCTGACCGAAGAGATGTTTTCCACCATTGTCACCGAAATTACCGGTGCAGGCAAAGTTGAATACCAGGGCATGACCATTGATTTTTCCAAGGGATGGAAACGCATCTCCATGATAGACTCCTTATCAGAGATCGGGGGCATTGATCCTGCCATTGTCAATGATACCCAGGCGCTGCTGGCCCACGCTGAAAAGGAAAATATCCAGATTGCCAAAAAAGACCGCCACGGCAAAGTGCTGACCAAACTGTTTGATGCCCTTGTGGAGCCCAAACTCATCCAGCCCACATTTATTACCGGATATCCGGTGGAAGTCTCTCCGTTGTCCAGGAAAAGTGACACCGATGCCGAACTGACGGACCGGTTTGAATTGTTCATTGCCGGCAGAGAAATTGCCAACGGATTTTCCGAAATTAATGATCCCGAAGACCAGTATAACCGGTTTCTCATGCAGGTACGTCAACGTGATGAGGGCAACGACGAAGCCCATATCATGGATGCGGAGTATGTCGAGGCACTGGAATACGGCATGCCGCCCACAGCCGGGCAGGGGATCGGCATTGACCGGCTTGTCATGCTGCTGACCGATGCCGCCTCCATACGCGAGGTGATCCTCTTTCCACACATGAAAAATGCGTAA